One stretch of Siphonobacter curvatus DNA includes these proteins:
- a CDS encoding DMT family transporter, translating into MRRTFLTTAMRNTQKAYVALATICFLWGTTYLAARIGVAGFPALLFMALRNTAAGLLLLTFVVIRYRAVPGGWSDIKLQIIPGLCMITFGTGIVGWAVRFIPSGLAALICSLIPLFTILIQLVIRPQDKLNGRIVLGMLMGFLGVLLVFRDHMNFMADRKSLMGIGVTLFSCLSFASGGLYTQTHRAQSHAFFNAAIQMLVGGTGLLVLSALAEDWQHLPSLSLTSGLALLYLIIFGSIVAFVSYLYAMSQLPAGLVSVYAYINPLVAIVLGYLILHEHVTWITGLAFAITMVGVYLVNQGYRRQQEKKRALLVEAAEA; encoded by the coding sequence TTGCGGCGTACTTTCCTGACTACGGCGATGCGAAACACTCAAAAAGCGTATGTAGCTCTGGCTACCATTTGTTTCCTCTGGGGCACGACCTACCTGGCCGCCCGTATTGGGGTGGCGGGCTTTCCGGCTCTGTTATTTATGGCTCTTCGAAATACGGCAGCCGGGTTGTTGTTACTCACGTTTGTCGTGATCCGATACCGGGCCGTGCCCGGCGGATGGTCCGATATTAAACTGCAAATCATTCCTGGCTTGTGTATGATTACCTTCGGAACGGGTATCGTGGGCTGGGCCGTACGCTTTATTCCGAGTGGGCTGGCGGCTCTCATTTGCTCGCTGATTCCTTTGTTTACCATCCTCATTCAACTCGTCATCCGACCGCAGGATAAGCTCAATGGCCGGATCGTTCTGGGGATGCTCATGGGTTTTCTGGGTGTACTACTGGTCTTTCGCGATCACATGAACTTCATGGCCGATCGGAAGTCGCTGATGGGCATTGGCGTAACGCTTTTCTCATGCCTGTCTTTTGCGAGTGGGGGGCTGTATACGCAAACGCACCGGGCTCAGTCCCATGCCTTCTTCAACGCGGCTATTCAAATGTTGGTCGGAGGCACGGGCCTTTTGGTACTCAGTGCTCTGGCGGAAGATTGGCAGCACCTGCCCTCGCTGAGCCTGACTTCGGGGCTGGCTTTGCTGTACCTAATTATCTTCGGATCGATCGTTGCGTTTGTGTCGTATCTGTACGCAATGTCCCAGTTGCCCGCGGGTTTAGTTTCGGTGTATGCCTACATTAATCCGCTGGTGGCCATTGTTTTAGGTTATTTGATTTTGCACGAACACGTCACCTGGATTACGGGACTGGCCTTTGCTATTACCATGGTGGGCGTGTATCTGGTCAATCAGGGGTACCGACGACAGCAGGAGAAAAAGAGAGCTTTGCTTGTCGAAGCAGCGGAGGCGTAA
- a CDS encoding DUF4254 domain-containing protein, whose product MNATLANTIFRQSIDVYHQADHVDTPIQNPYPAQSMEALLYQKNWIDTVQWHLEDLIRSPEIAPEELVGLKRRIDQSNQDRTDTVEQMDDWFIALLGDAPRKPTARLNSETPAWLLDRMSILQLKIYHFREQAQRTEASDEHRQKAQQKLQLLLEQETDLAQCFDELLEDIRNGDRFMKVYRQMKMYNDPTLNPVLYQQK is encoded by the coding sequence ATGAACGCTACCCTAGCTAATACTATTTTCCGCCAGAGCATTGACGTGTATCACCAGGCGGACCATGTTGATACCCCCATTCAGAATCCTTACCCGGCACAAAGTATGGAGGCCCTGCTGTACCAGAAAAACTGGATTGATACGGTACAGTGGCACCTGGAAGATCTGATTCGCAGTCCAGAAATCGCACCGGAAGAACTGGTTGGATTAAAACGTCGGATCGATCAATCCAACCAGGATCGGACGGATACGGTTGAACAAATGGACGACTGGTTTATCGCTCTATTGGGCGATGCTCCCCGCAAACCAACGGCCCGTTTGAACTCCGAAACCCCCGCCTGGCTACTCGACCGAATGTCGATACTTCAGTTAAAAATCTACCATTTCCGTGAACAGGCTCAACGTACGGAGGCCTCCGATGAACACCGGCAGAAAGCCCAGCAGAAACTACAACTGCTGCTCGAACAGGAAACGGATCTGGCTCAATGCTTCGATGAATTGCTCGAAGATATTCGCAACGGTGATCGTTTTATGAAGGTATATCGGCAGATGAAGATGTACAACGATCCTACCCTAAATCCCGTTTTGTACCAGCAGAAGTAA
- a CDS encoding organic hydroperoxide resistance protein, which translates to MEKLYTAQATATGGRNGQVKSSDGVLNLETRVPKEMGGSGGAYTNPEQLFAAGYAACFDSALSLIIRTEKVKAGMTTITAEVSIGKNDAGGFGLAVTLNANVPGVDQATAEALVAKAHQVCPYSNATRNNVEVTLAVTTNE; encoded by the coding sequence ATGGAAAAATTGTATACGGCCCAAGCAACTGCCACGGGTGGACGCAACGGTCAAGTAAAATCAAGTGATGGCGTATTGAATCTGGAAACGCGAGTTCCGAAAGAAATGGGCGGTTCCGGTGGAGCGTATACCAATCCCGAACAATTGTTTGCCGCAGGTTACGCGGCTTGTTTTGACAGTGCGTTAAGTCTGATTATCCGTACTGAAAAAGTAAAAGCAGGCATGACAACGATTACGGCGGAAGTAAGCATTGGTAAAAACGATGCCGGTGGATTTGGACTGGCCGTTACCTTGAACGCAAACGTACCCGGGGTGGATCAGGCTACGGCCGAAGCTTTAGTAGCGAAAGCTCATCAGGTATGCCCGTACTCAAACGCTACTCGCAACAACGTGGAGGTAACGTTAGCCGTAACGACGAACGAATAA
- a CDS encoding glycosyltransferase family 9 protein: MKQLLIFRFSAMGDVALLTPVVRAIAEAYPDRQLTVVTRQKFAVFFEGLPGVRVFGADLDGRHKGMAGLYRLHLDLKQAGPVEYIIDTHQNLRTAILKTFFRFSGIPSVTLDKGRQEKKALTRQENKIRRPLPHSIERYLDTFTRAGYTATLGVAPYFATSAETEVQAFLKNISAKKSNEVWLGVAPFAQHEPKMWPFERIQPTLELIRQQRPVRIFLFGGGSAEVAQLQTLENAFPEAILVAGKLSFRAELTLIRQLDLMLCMDSGNMHLAALSGIPVLSIWGATHPYAGFGPWAQSEANIVQISPDELSCRPCSVFGNKPCFRGDLACMHWITPEQVAQRALQLLDSH, encoded by the coding sequence ATGAAGCAATTACTTATTTTCCGGTTTTCGGCCATGGGCGACGTGGCTCTGTTGACGCCCGTCGTACGGGCCATTGCCGAAGCCTACCCCGACCGGCAGCTTACCGTCGTCACGCGGCAAAAATTCGCCGTCTTTTTCGAAGGTCTTCCGGGGGTACGGGTGTTCGGAGCTGACCTGGACGGTCGACACAAAGGCATGGCCGGCCTGTACCGCTTGCACCTTGATTTAAAGCAAGCCGGTCCTGTTGAGTACATCATTGATACGCACCAGAATTTACGGACGGCGATACTAAAAACGTTCTTCCGGTTTTCGGGAATTCCCAGCGTTACGCTTGATAAGGGGCGGCAGGAGAAGAAGGCGTTGACCCGACAGGAAAATAAAATTCGTCGTCCCCTGCCTCACAGTATAGAGCGGTACTTGGATACGTTCACCCGGGCGGGCTACACCGCTACGCTCGGAGTAGCCCCGTACTTTGCAACTTCCGCAGAAACTGAGGTACAGGCTTTTCTGAAAAACATTTCCGCTAAAAAAAGCAATGAAGTATGGCTGGGCGTTGCTCCTTTCGCTCAGCACGAGCCTAAAATGTGGCCCTTCGAACGTATCCAACCAACCTTGGAGCTTATTCGTCAGCAACGACCGGTGCGGATTTTTCTCTTTGGCGGCGGATCAGCCGAAGTTGCTCAGTTACAAACGCTGGAGAACGCCTTTCCCGAAGCCATTCTAGTAGCCGGAAAACTTTCCTTCCGGGCCGAACTCACGCTGATTCGTCAGCTTGATCTGATGCTTTGCATGGATTCCGGGAATATGCACCTGGCCGCGTTGAGTGGCATACCCGTACTTTCGATCTGGGGAGCCACACATCCCTACGCGGGTTTTGGCCCCTGGGCTCAATCCGAGGCGAATATAGTCCAGATTTCACCCGATGAATTGTCCTGCCGTCCCTGTTCCGTATTTGGGAATAAACCTTGCTTTCGGGGCGATTTAGCCTGTATGCATTGGATTACGCCCGAACAGGTAGCCCAGCGGGCTCTACAATTACTCGACAGCCATTAA
- a CDS encoding pyridoxal phosphate-dependent decarboxylase family protein translates to MNSFLQTDIEQWDDLLAEVRSQATAYLQNIESVPTSPQLQDFVSAELPAAGWGTAQALAFFRQHYQPWMVASAGPRYWGYVVGGTTPAAMAGDWLTSVFDANPQSLQGTGDRSAQLEVETIRSMRQLLGLPDTFTGGFVSGATMSIFTGLAVARQWAGVQMGQDIARKGLSVQPIVLAATPHSAVRKAMAMLGMGSNRLIKLRTLPDREAVDLEDLEEKLRQYQGQPIIVSTSAGTVNTVDFDDFLGVQRLRQQYPFWWHVDAAFGGFAACSPQYADRLRGWENADSITVDCHKWMNVPYDSAVIFTQRKHQHLQVQTFQNSNAPYLGDPDEDFSYLNFLPDNSRRLRALPAWFSLMAYGKAGFADRVEQSVRCAQRLGEALETSTDFRLVAPVRLNVVCFTLRQMPERAAEFLALLNQRGKVFITPTLLEGTFCLRAAFVNFRTTESHVDEALEELSCVLQVLNA, encoded by the coding sequence ATGAATTCATTTTTGCAAACGGACATTGAGCAGTGGGATGACCTGTTGGCAGAAGTCCGGTCCCAGGCTACGGCCTATCTTCAGAATATTGAATCCGTACCAACCAGCCCGCAGCTGCAGGATTTCGTCTCGGCTGAATTGCCCGCAGCGGGTTGGGGAACCGCTCAGGCGTTGGCCTTTTTCCGCCAGCATTACCAGCCCTGGATGGTAGCTAGTGCTGGCCCCCGGTACTGGGGTTATGTGGTGGGTGGTACCACGCCAGCGGCTATGGCGGGTGACTGGCTCACGTCCGTATTTGACGCGAATCCGCAGAGCCTTCAGGGAACGGGTGATCGCTCTGCCCAGTTGGAAGTCGAAACGATTCGAAGCATGCGGCAGCTGCTGGGCTTACCGGATACCTTCACGGGTGGGTTTGTATCGGGAGCGACGATGTCCATTTTCACGGGTCTAGCCGTAGCCCGGCAGTGGGCAGGCGTACAAATGGGTCAGGATATTGCTCGGAAAGGCCTGTCCGTGCAACCCATCGTTCTGGCGGCTACCCCGCACTCGGCCGTACGCAAAGCCATGGCGATGTTGGGAATGGGTAGTAATCGCCTGATCAAACTGCGGACACTCCCGGATCGTGAAGCCGTTGATCTGGAAGACTTGGAAGAAAAACTCCGCCAGTATCAGGGCCAGCCCATCATTGTCAGTACAAGTGCCGGAACGGTAAATACCGTCGATTTTGATGATTTCCTCGGCGTACAGCGACTCCGGCAGCAGTACCCATTCTGGTGGCACGTAGACGCGGCTTTTGGCGGGTTTGCGGCCTGCTCACCCCAATACGCCGACCGCTTGCGGGGCTGGGAAAATGCCGACAGTATCACCGTCGATTGCCACAAGTGGATGAATGTTCCGTACGATAGTGCCGTCATTTTCACGCAGCGGAAACATCAGCATTTGCAGGTACAAACCTTCCAGAATTCCAATGCTCCGTACCTGGGTGATCCGGACGAGGATTTTTCGTATCTAAATTTTCTACCTGACAACTCCCGTCGACTCCGGGCTTTACCCGCCTGGTTTAGTCTCATGGCCTATGGAAAAGCGGGTTTTGCGGATAGGGTCGAGCAGAGCGTACGCTGTGCCCAGCGACTGGGCGAGGCCCTCGAAACCAGTACAGATTTCCGGCTGGTAGCTCCGGTGCGGCTCAACGTCGTTTGTTTTACGCTTCGCCAAATGCCCGAACGGGCCGCTGAATTCTTAGCCTTGCTGAATCAGCGAGGGAAGGTATTTATAACACCAACGCTACTGGAAGGCACGTTTTGCCTGCGGGCCGCTTTCGTTAATTTCCGAACTACTGAATCGCACGTAGACGAAGCGTTGGAAGAGTTGTCCTGCGTTTTGCAGGTATTGAATGCCTAA
- a CDS encoding aminotransferase-like domain-containing protein, producing the protein MANASLTEEFLYVQVAERLEKQMESQVLKTGDKLLSLRALSLEQGISLSTAYKAYVELENKGLIEARPKSGYFVRYTSRRVPQLLPAPAVNRSPEKVSVDAMIRRVYDNLSQTDVVKLSVATPALELLPEAKLNKAMLEALRQNPSSCTAYEELRGNLTLRKQIAKHAFNWNGTLTEHEVVTTQGCMEALVFCLKAVTKPGDTVAIESPTYFGIFNVMKSLGLRVLEIPTDPTEGIRIDLLEQALETTSIAACLFVPNFCNPVGALMPDHRKKQLVKLLASREIPLIEDDIYGEMYFGKTRPRTCKSFDTQGLVMLCSSVSKTLAPGYRVGWCIPGRFLEQVLSVKLMHTVSSATPTQAAIAIFFETGRYDLHMRNLRKALHTQCLRYLQAIADYFPRSTKVSRPQGGYVLWIELEAGIDAFEVYEKAWLEKISIAPGHIFSTDARFTNYLRITFGAPYTPEIDKSLKKLGRLIESLRK; encoded by the coding sequence ATGGCGAACGCATCCCTTACCGAAGAGTTTCTATACGTTCAGGTAGCCGAACGGCTGGAAAAGCAAATGGAGAGCCAGGTTCTCAAGACGGGCGATAAACTTTTATCTCTGCGGGCTCTGAGTCTGGAACAAGGCATCAGTCTGAGTACTGCCTACAAAGCGTACGTCGAACTGGAAAATAAGGGCCTGATCGAAGCCCGGCCCAAGTCCGGGTATTTCGTCCGGTATACGTCCAGGCGGGTACCGCAGCTCCTGCCCGCCCCGGCCGTGAATCGTTCGCCGGAAAAGGTCAGCGTCGACGCCATGATTCGCCGCGTGTACGACAACCTTTCGCAAACCGATGTAGTCAAGTTGTCGGTAGCCACCCCGGCTCTGGAACTCTTACCCGAAGCCAAGCTCAACAAAGCCATGCTGGAAGCCCTCCGGCAAAACCCCAGCAGCTGTACGGCCTACGAAGAACTACGCGGCAACCTGACCTTACGGAAACAGATTGCCAAACACGCCTTCAACTGGAATGGCACCCTTACGGAACACGAGGTAGTAACCACGCAGGGTTGTATGGAGGCTCTGGTCTTCTGTCTGAAAGCCGTTACCAAACCCGGCGATACGGTAGCCATTGAAAGTCCGACCTACTTTGGCATTTTCAATGTCATGAAAAGTCTGGGGCTGCGGGTACTCGAAATTCCTACCGATCCTACCGAGGGTATTCGAATCGATTTGCTGGAACAGGCTTTGGAAACAACGTCCATTGCGGCCTGCCTGTTCGTTCCTAATTTTTGTAATCCGGTGGGAGCTTTGATGCCCGATCACCGCAAGAAGCAGTTGGTCAAACTGTTGGCTTCGCGGGAAATCCCGCTGATTGAAGACGACATTTACGGAGAAATGTACTTCGGTAAAACCCGGCCCCGTACCTGCAAGAGTTTCGATACGCAGGGACTGGTCATGCTCTGTTCATCGGTATCCAAAACGCTGGCTCCGGGGTACCGGGTGGGCTGGTGCATTCCGGGCCGTTTTCTCGAACAGGTCCTGAGTGTTAAACTCATGCATACGGTGTCTTCGGCTACGCCTACGCAGGCGGCCATTGCCATTTTTTTTGAAACGGGTCGGTACGATTTACACATGCGAAACCTGCGAAAAGCCCTCCACACGCAATGTTTGCGGTATTTACAGGCTATTGCCGACTATTTCCCCAGAAGTACGAAAGTCAGTCGTCCGCAGGGTGGGTACGTTTTGTGGATTGAGCTGGAAGCAGGCATCGACGCGTTTGAAGTATACGAAAAAGCCTGGCTCGAAAAGATTAGCATTGCTCCGGGGCATATCTTCAGTACGGATGCCCGGTTTACGAATTACCTGCGAATCACATTTGGGGCTCCGTATACGCCAGAAATCGATAAAAGTCTGAAGAAACTGGGACGCCTGATTGAGTCCCTGCGGAAATGA
- the tsaB gene encoding tRNA (adenosine(37)-N6)-threonylcarbamoyltransferase complex dimerization subunit type 1 TsaB — MLILSIDTSTRVCSVALHQQGELLGCYELLTEKTHSSLLTTLIENVVTQAGFSLAQLDAVAVAKGPGSYTGLRIGVSTAKGLCYALDKPLIAIHTLEAMAAQLQPFYPATHVLCPMIDARRMEVYCAEYEGSTRQVLRTTEARIIDEHSFAELLQERPVVFFGDGAAKCQPLLASYPQAIFPSVSIHPSATTVGYLAKEAFSKQAFEDLITFEPYYLKEFMGTLPKAKL; from the coding sequence ATGCTTATTCTTTCTATAGATACATCTACGCGGGTTTGCTCCGTAGCATTGCATCAGCAAGGTGAATTATTGGGCTGTTATGAACTGTTGACAGAAAAGACCCATTCTTCCCTACTAACCACGCTTATTGAAAATGTAGTAACACAGGCGGGCTTTTCACTCGCTCAACTTGATGCCGTGGCCGTAGCCAAAGGGCCAGGTTCGTATACGGGATTACGCATTGGAGTATCCACGGCGAAGGGCCTTTGTTATGCACTGGATAAACCGCTCATTGCCATTCATACGCTGGAGGCCATGGCGGCTCAGTTACAGCCTTTTTATCCGGCTACCCACGTGCTCTGTCCCATGATTGATGCCCGCCGAATGGAAGTATACTGTGCCGAATACGAAGGAAGTACCCGGCAAGTTCTACGTACTACGGAAGCCCGTATCATTGACGAGCACAGCTTTGCGGAACTTTTACAGGAGCGTCCCGTTGTATTCTTCGGCGATGGAGCCGCTAAATGTCAGCCCCTGCTGGCGTCCTATCCCCAAGCCATTTTTCCATCAGTGAGCATTCATCCCTCGGCTACGACGGTAGGTTATCTGGCAAAAGAAGCATTTAGTAAGCAGGCTTTCGAAGATTTAATTACGTTCGAACCCTACTATTTGAAAGAGTTTATGGGCACCTTGCCCAAAGCTAAATTATAG
- a CDS encoding nuclear transport factor 2 family protein gives MKKTLVLVVSMALLTLTAMAQSKEETAVTQAVEQLKAAMIKGDKADLMAITHDRLNYGHSSGLIEDKALFVENLTNGNSVFKSINLSDQTITVVGSTALVRHTLAGETANKGQAGQVKLGVLLTWVKEKGKWLLLGRQAYKI, from the coding sequence ATGAAAAAAACGCTAGTACTGGTAGTGAGTATGGCACTACTAACCCTGACGGCTATGGCTCAGTCGAAAGAGGAAACCGCCGTAACGCAGGCCGTTGAACAACTCAAAGCGGCCATGATTAAAGGAGATAAAGCTGATCTGATGGCCATTACCCATGATCGGCTTAATTACGGGCATTCAAGCGGTTTGATTGAAGATAAGGCTCTGTTTGTCGAAAATCTGACGAATGGAAACTCCGTCTTTAAATCCATTAACCTAAGTGATCAAACCATTACGGTAGTGGGCAGTACCGCTCTGGTACGGCATACGCTCGCGGGAGAAACGGCCAATAAAGGGCAGGCGGGACAAGTCAAACTGGGCGTACTGCTGACGTGGGTGAAGGAAAAAGGGAAGTGGCTACTACTGGGCAGGCAGGCGTATAAGATTTAG
- a CDS encoding DUF1572 family protein → MTKADYIRFYDRELAKLSSELQAYPNEETLWAVVPGTINSAGHLGQHLIGNLKTYIGLTLGKVPYQRNREAEFTQQVFSRTALLTEVNALPALIRQSIEQVDDLEAPYPAEVLSISPGQSIAVALTHLLMHLAYHTGQMNYHRRFSFKRSCSKSHEFIFANGH, encoded by the coding sequence ATGACCAAAGCCGACTATATCCGATTTTATGATCGTGAACTGGCCAAACTTTCCAGTGAACTGCAGGCCTATCCGAATGAAGAAACGCTTTGGGCGGTAGTACCCGGAACCATTAATTCCGCCGGACATCTGGGGCAACACCTGATCGGTAATCTGAAAACCTATATTGGCCTGACGCTGGGTAAGGTGCCGTACCAACGCAACCGCGAAGCCGAGTTTACGCAGCAAGTTTTTTCACGTACCGCCTTACTAACGGAAGTAAATGCTTTGCCCGCCCTGATTCGGCAGTCCATCGAGCAGGTGGACGACCTCGAAGCTCCGTACCCAGCGGAGGTGCTGTCGATTTCCCCCGGGCAAAGCATTGCCGTAGCCCTAACGCATCTGCTTATGCATCTGGCCTATCATACCGGACAAATGAATTACCATCGCCGGTTCAGCTTCAAACGTTCCTGTAGTAAAAGCCATGAATTCATTTTTGCAAACGGACATTGA
- a CDS encoding DUF2480 family protein, whose protein sequence is METPEIINRVATSGLVTLDLETYYHSGERVIYDLKDNLFMEAILREKDFREFLKSHDWSQYTGKNVAVLCSVDAIVPTWAYMLLAIHLEPFAHTVVFGDAQALEDKLFYEALEQINPEDYRGARVVVKGCSTYPVPVAAYVEVARKLRPVVQTLMFGEPCSTVPLYKKAKA, encoded by the coding sequence ATGGAAACACCGGAAATTATCAACCGGGTCGCAACATCGGGCCTGGTTACGTTGGATTTGGAAACCTATTATCATTCGGGCGAACGAGTCATTTATGACCTCAAGGATAACCTCTTTATGGAGGCCATTCTGCGGGAAAAGGATTTCCGGGAGTTTCTTAAATCCCACGACTGGAGCCAGTATACCGGAAAAAATGTGGCGGTTCTCTGTTCGGTAGATGCTATCGTACCGACCTGGGCCTATATGCTTTTGGCTATTCACCTGGAGCCTTTTGCCCATACCGTTGTTTTTGGCGATGCCCAGGCCCTGGAGGATAAACTCTTTTACGAAGCACTCGAGCAGATTAATCCGGAAGATTACCGCGGAGCCCGCGTAGTAGTGAAAGGTTGCAGTACCTATCCCGTACCCGTAGCGGCTTACGTCGAGGTTGCCCGAAAACTTCGTCCGGTCGTGCAGACGCTCATGTTTGGCGAACCTTGTAGTACGGTTCCTCTGTACAAGAAAGCGAAAGCTTAG
- a CDS encoding tRNA-binding protein: MISWNDFEAVELRIGTILRVEDFPKAKKPAYQLWIDFGPELGEKRSSAQITVHYTKEELVGKQVIAVTNFPPRQIANFFSEVLVTGFPDADGAIVLTQPERPVPNGTRLM, from the coding sequence ATGATTTCCTGGAATGATTTTGAAGCCGTAGAATTACGGATCGGTACGATTCTTCGCGTAGAAGATTTTCCTAAAGCTAAAAAACCAGCCTACCAGCTTTGGATTGATTTCGGCCCTGAACTGGGTGAAAAACGTTCTTCGGCCCAGATTACAGTGCATTATACCAAGGAAGAACTGGTTGGAAAACAGGTGATCGCTGTGACTAACTTCCCGCCCCGCCAGATTGCTAACTTTTTTTCAGAAGTACTGGTAACGGGCTTTCCTGATGCTGACGGAGCGATTGTACTAACCCAACCCGAACGTCCGGTACCCAACGGCACCCGATTGATGTAG
- a CDS encoding MarR family winged helix-turn-helix transcriptional regulator, giving the protein MEQLKLDQQLCFPLYAASRLVTGLYRPLLEELSLTYPQYLVLLVLWEKESVTVKELGEQLWLDSGTLTPLLKRMQEKNLVTRTRSSDDERVVNITLTEAGKDLQAQAAAIPNQLLSCLHLEPEQAMQLREQLQHFLVQHTQVL; this is encoded by the coding sequence ATGGAACAGCTCAAGCTTGATCAGCAACTTTGTTTTCCGCTGTACGCGGCGTCCCGGCTCGTTACGGGGTTGTATCGTCCCTTGCTGGAGGAACTTTCGCTGACGTATCCGCAGTATCTGGTATTACTGGTATTGTGGGAAAAAGAGTCGGTGACGGTAAAGGAATTAGGGGAGCAACTCTGGCTGGACAGTGGTACGTTGACGCCTTTGCTGAAAAGAATGCAGGAAAAAAATCTGGTAACCCGTACTCGCAGCAGCGACGATGAACGAGTGGTAAACATCACGTTAACGGAAGCCGGAAAAGACCTGCAAGCTCAGGCTGCGGCTATTCCCAATCAATTACTTAGCTGCCTGCATTTGGAGCCTGAACAGGCTATGCAACTACGGGAGCAATTGCAACATTTTTTAGTACAGCATACGCAAGTATTGTAA
- a CDS encoding amidohydrolase: MKSSISIPALLVLLVTMGCGIASAQRKKKAPEATANLLIPAKKLEALKQELAAEIDKMKDFSAEMNDMVFSFGELGFQEHETSKYLTGVLEKNGFTIQRGIGGIPTAWTATWGSGKPKIAVGSDIDCIPKASQKPGVAYHDPIIDGAPGHGEGHNSGNPLNITAALALKKIMEREKISGTLMLWPGVAEEQVGTKAYYIRDGYFKDVDACIFTHVGNNLGVVYGDVGNNGLVSVKFNFEGAAAHAAGAPWRGRSALDAVELMNIGWNFKREHLLPTQRSHYVIVDGGDQPNVVPSKASVWYYFRERSYDKIKQLFEYGVKMAEGASIMTDTKYTYEILGSAWPGHFSKPIAEATFKNIKKVGLPTWSSEDQTLAKAIQEELMSPEKSGLAVKLDSTIEPPVVSMGGGSDDIADISWSMPTIVLRYPSNIPGLPGHHWANAISMATPIAHKGITAGAKVEAMTILDLLVSPDLVKNAWNYYSDVQTKDVKYEPLVRETDKPAIHLNTEIMAEFREEMKKYYYDPTKYKSYLEQLGIKYPTVRTKETKAKSEKTEK, encoded by the coding sequence ATGAAATCTTCTATTTCAATCCCGGCTCTGCTGGTATTGCTGGTAACGATGGGTTGCGGAATAGCCTCGGCCCAGCGCAAAAAGAAAGCTCCCGAAGCGACGGCAAATCTGCTCATCCCGGCTAAAAAGCTGGAGGCTCTCAAGCAGGAGTTAGCGGCAGAAATTGATAAAATGAAAGACTTCTCCGCCGAAATGAATGACATGGTCTTCAGCTTCGGCGAACTGGGCTTTCAGGAGCACGAGACGTCCAAGTACCTGACGGGCGTTCTGGAGAAAAACGGCTTTACCATTCAGCGCGGCATCGGTGGTATTCCAACGGCCTGGACAGCAACCTGGGGTAGCGGAAAACCTAAAATTGCCGTTGGCTCGGACATTGACTGTATTCCGAAAGCCTCGCAAAAGCCCGGCGTCGCCTACCACGATCCCATCATCGACGGAGCCCCTGGCCACGGGGAAGGCCATAATTCAGGCAATCCGCTGAATATTACCGCGGCCCTGGCTCTGAAGAAAATCATGGAACGGGAAAAGATTTCGGGTACGCTCATGCTTTGGCCGGGTGTGGCCGAAGAACAGGTAGGGACCAAGGCGTATTACATTCGGGACGGTTATTTCAAGGATGTAGACGCCTGTATCTTCACCCATGTCGGAAATAATCTGGGGGTTGTCTACGGAGATGTCGGTAACAACGGACTGGTTTCGGTCAAGTTCAATTTTGAAGGAGCCGCCGCTCACGCCGCCGGTGCTCCCTGGCGAGGCCGCAGTGCCCTGGACGCGGTAGAGCTGATGAACATTGGCTGGAATTTTAAGCGGGAGCACCTGTTGCCCACACAACGCTCGCATTACGTGATCGTGGACGGGGGCGATCAGCCCAACGTGGTGCCTTCCAAAGCTTCGGTATGGTATTACTTCCGGGAACGGAGTTACGATAAAATCAAACAGTTATTTGAGTACGGCGTGAAAATGGCGGAAGGTGCCTCCATCATGACTGATACCAAGTACACTTACGAAATACTGGGTTCGGCCTGGCCGGGACATTTCAGTAAGCCCATTGCCGAGGCGACCTTCAAAAATATTAAAAAGGTAGGGCTGCCGACCTGGTCTTCGGAAGATCAGACGCTGGCAAAAGCCATTCAGGAAGAATTGATGTCACCCGAGAAAAGCGGCCTGGCCGTTAAACTCGACAGTACCATCGAGCCACCCGTGGTATCGATGGGAGGGGGTTCTGACGATATTGCGGATATTTCCTGGTCCATGCCGACGATTGTCCTGCGGTACCCTTCCAATATTCCTGGGCTGCCCGGTCACCATTGGGCTAATGCGATCTCGATGGCCACGCCGATTGCTCACAAGGGGATTACTGCCGGAGCCAAGGTAGAAGCCATGACGATTCTGGATTTGCTCGTCAGTCCGGATCTGGTCAAAAACGCCTGGAACTATTACTCCGATGTGCAAACCAAGGACGTCAAATACGAACCCCTGGTACGGGAAACGGACAAACCCGCCATCCACCTCAATACCGAAATCATGGCGGAGTTTCGGGAGGAAATGAAAAAATACTACTACGATCCAACCAAATACAAATCGTACCTCGAACAACTAGGAATCAAGTACCCAACGGTTCGTACGAAGGAAACCAAAGCTAAATCCGAAAAGACGGAGAAATAA